A genomic window from Silene latifolia isolate original U9 population chromosome 11, ASM4854445v1, whole genome shotgun sequence includes:
- the LOC141613571 gene encoding uncharacterized protein LOC141613571, protein MKGANEIPVVSEFQDVFPEEIPGLPPKRQVDFSIKLKHGTGPISKAPYRMGPKELEEFKNPYLDQFVVVFIDDILVYSKDKEEHEKHLRIVLQTLRENDLYAKLSKCDFWLDNVAFLGHVVLREGVSVDPGNIEAVSSWERPKNVADKELNMRQRRWIELNGYYDMEIVYHEGKANVVADALSRKSVHALCLAMSRVNLQDELKEMRICVIRKGDSVGDLTIELELYAEIRQKQKGDQKVEKWRTAVEEGVPSRFVVGIYGSLRFDGRWCVPDDEEFKRKILTKAVYTIFCASLRR, encoded by the exons ATGAAAGGCGCAAATGAGATTCCAGTGGTGAGTGAGTTTCAGGATGTGTTCCCAGAGGAGATTCCCGGTTTACCTCCAAAGAGACAGGTGGATTTTAGTATTAAGTTGAAACATGGGACGGGGCCTATTTCTAAAGCACCTTACAGGATGGGACCTAAGGAGTTGGAAGAGTTTAAGAA TCCTTACCTTGATCAGTTTGTCGTTGTCTTTATTGACGATATATTGGTGTACTCTAAGGATAAAGAGGAGCATGAGAAAcatttgaggattgtgttacAGACTTTGAGGGAGAATGATTTGTATGCTAAGTTGAGTAAATGTGATTTTTGGTTGGATAACGTAGCATTTCTGGGTCATGTGGTGTTAAGGGAGGGAGTGTCAGTTGATCCAGGTAATATTGAGGCAGTGTCTAGTTGGGAGAGACCGAAAAACGTGGCAGAT AAAGAGCTtaatatgagacagaggaggtggatagaGTTGAATGGATATTATGATATGGAAATAGTTTACCATGAGGGGAAGGCTAATGTAGTAgcagatgcattgagtaggaagtCGGTTCATGCTTTATGTTTAGCAATGTCGCGGGTTAATttgcaagatgaattaaaggaaaTGAGAATATGTGTGATAAGGAAAGGGGATTCAGTTGGGGATTTGACTATTGAGCTAGAATTGTATGCTGAGATCAGACAGAAGCAAAAAGGAGACCAGAAAGTGGAGAAGTGGCGCACGGCCGTGGAGGAGGGTGTGCCATCACGGTTTGTCGTGGGGATATATGGTAGTTTGAGattcgatgggagatggtgtgtacctgaTGATGAAGAATTTAAAAGAAAGATTTTGACAAAAGCAGTCTACACCATATTCTGTGCATCCTTGAGGAGATAA